Proteins from a single region of Verrucosispora sp. NA02020:
- the hrpB gene encoding ATP-dependent helicase HrpB, with product MLSDVPLDLPVRPALPALVSALRAAGTAILVAPPGTGKTTLAPLAVAEAVAGRVIVAQPRRVAARAAARRMATLLGERVGDRVGYAVRGDRRVGPRTRVEVVTTGLLVRRLQHDPELAGVGAVLLDEVHERQLDADLALAFSVESRAALRPDLWLLAMSATPEADRFAALLGGATPAPVVRAASALHPVTRVWAPPVRPVPPPGAGPVDRALLDHVAATVRRALDEQDGDLLVFLPGVGEIAAVAGRLAALRDQVDVLRLHGRQDGAEQDAALRPGPRRRVVLATAVAESSLTVPGVRTVVDAGLSRVARLDLARGLGALVTVPVSRAGATQRAGRAGREAPGHVYRCWSPATHERLAAQPEPEIATADLTGFALDLAAWGTPDGTGLALPDPPPVAAMTVARETLGTLGALDPDGRITARGRAIAATGAHPRLARALLDGAARVGARRAAEVVALLAEESVAGAGDDLAAAWRRLRDGVEPGATARWRTEVRRLRTALPAGTAEDPAGKALPDDLAAGLLVGLAYPERLGRVRRAGGSAYLMSGGTAAELAPGSSLAGAGWLAVAVADRAPGAPAARIRRAAVLDEATAREVGAVLLRTDREVGWSGGDVVAREVVRLGAIELVDRPLSRPGPAEVAAALLAGLRDVGLDLLTWTPAARTLRDRMAFCRHALGDEWPDVTDEALLAGASNWLGPELAGARRRADLARIEVAGALRRLLPWSLAGRLDELAPERIAVPSGSRIRVDYADPAAPVLAVRLQETFGWAQAPRVGGGRVPVLLHLLSPAGRPVAVTADLASFWRTGYRQVRAELRGRYPRHPWPEDPTTAAPTRRVGRG from the coding sequence GTGCTCTCCGACGTACCCCTCGACCTGCCGGTCCGTCCGGCGTTGCCGGCGCTGGTGTCGGCGCTGCGCGCGGCGGGGACCGCGATCCTGGTCGCCCCGCCGGGCACCGGCAAGACCACGCTCGCCCCGCTCGCGGTGGCCGAGGCGGTCGCCGGCCGCGTGATCGTCGCCCAGCCCCGGCGGGTGGCCGCCCGCGCTGCCGCCCGGCGGATGGCGACGCTGCTCGGCGAGCGGGTCGGCGACCGGGTCGGCTACGCCGTGCGCGGCGACCGCCGCGTCGGTCCACGGACCCGGGTCGAGGTGGTCACCACCGGGCTGCTGGTCCGCCGGTTGCAGCACGACCCGGAGCTGGCCGGCGTCGGTGCGGTGCTGCTCGACGAGGTCCACGAACGACAGCTCGACGCCGATCTCGCGCTCGCCTTCAGCGTGGAGTCCCGGGCCGCGCTGCGACCGGACCTGTGGCTGCTGGCGATGTCGGCCACGCCGGAGGCGGACCGCTTCGCCGCCCTGCTCGGCGGTGCCACGCCCGCGCCGGTGGTGCGGGCCGCCTCGGCGCTGCACCCGGTGACCCGGGTCTGGGCGCCGCCGGTCCGGCCGGTACCGCCGCCCGGCGCCGGGCCGGTCGACCGGGCGCTGCTCGACCACGTCGCCGCCACCGTCCGGCGGGCACTCGACGAACAGGACGGCGACCTGCTCGTCTTCCTGCCCGGTGTGGGCGAGATAGCGGCCGTCGCGGGCCGGTTGGCCGCCCTGCGCGACCAGGTCGACGTGCTCCGGTTGCACGGCCGCCAGGACGGCGCCGAACAGGACGCGGCGCTGCGTCCGGGACCGCGACGACGGGTGGTGCTGGCCACCGCCGTGGCCGAGAGCAGCCTGACCGTGCCGGGGGTGCGGACCGTGGTGGACGCCGGCCTGTCCCGGGTCGCCCGGCTGGATCTGGCCCGGGGACTGGGCGCGCTGGTCACCGTGCCGGTGTCCCGGGCCGGGGCCACCCAGCGGGCCGGACGGGCCGGTCGCGAGGCACCGGGGCACGTCTACCGCTGCTGGTCACCGGCGACCCACGAGCGGCTGGCGGCCCAACCGGAACCGGAGATCGCCACCGCCGACCTCACCGGCTTCGCCCTCGACCTGGCCGCCTGGGGCACACCGGACGGCACCGGACTCGCGCTGCCGGATCCGCCCCCGGTGGCGGCGATGACGGTGGCCCGGGAGACGCTGGGCACGCTCGGGGCCCTCGACCCGGACGGCCGGATCACCGCGCGGGGACGCGCGATCGCCGCCACCGGGGCGCATCCCCGGCTGGCCCGGGCCCTGCTCGACGGTGCCGCCCGGGTGGGCGCCCGGCGCGCCGCCGAGGTGGTCGCACTGCTCGCCGAGGAGTCCGTCGCCGGTGCCGGGGACGACCTCGCTGCCGCCTGGCGTCGACTGCGCGACGGCGTCGAGCCGGGTGCCACCGCCCGCTGGCGGACCGAGGTACGCCGACTGCGTACCGCCCTGCCGGCCGGCACCGCCGAGGACCCCGCCGGGAAGGCCCTGCCCGACGATCTGGCCGCCGGGTTGCTGGTCGGGTTGGCGTACCCGGAACGGTTGGGCCGGGTACGCCGGGCGGGCGGCTCGGCGTACCTGATGAGTGGCGGGACCGCGGCGGAGCTGGCACCGGGGTCGTCGCTGGCCGGCGCCGGCTGGCTGGCCGTCGCGGTGGCGGACCGGGCGCCCGGTGCTCCGGCCGCGCGAATCCGGCGGGCGGCGGTGCTGGACGAGGCGACCGCCCGCGAGGTCGGTGCGGTGCTGCTGCGGACCGACCGGGAGGTCGGCTGGTCGGGCGGGGACGTGGTGGCCCGGGAGGTGGTCCGCCTGGGCGCCATCGAGCTGGTCGACCGGCCGCTGTCCCGGCCCGGACCGGCGGAGGTCGCCGCCGCCCTGCTGGCCGGGTTGCGGGACGTCGGCCTCGACCTGCTGACCTGGACGCCGGCGGCGCGGACGCTGCGCGACCGGATGGCGTTCTGCCGACACGCGCTCGGCGACGAGTGGCCGGACGTCACCGACGAGGCGCTGCTGGCCGGCGCGTCGAACTGGCTGGGGCCCGAGCTGGCCGGTGCCCGGCGCCGGGCCGACCTGGCCCGGATCGAGGTGGCCGGTGCGCTGCGCCGGCTGCTGCCCTGGTCACTCGCGGGACGGTTGGACGAGCTGGCACCCGAGCGGATCGCCGTGCCGAGCGGCTCCCGGATCCGGGTGGACTACGCCGACCCGGCCGCGCCGGTGCTGGCGGTCCGGCTCCAGGAGACCTTCGGCTGGGCGCAGGCACCTCGCGTCGGCGGCGGTCGGGTGCCGGTGCTGCTGCACCTGCTCTCACCGGCGGGCCGGCCGGTGGCGGTCACCGCCGACCTGGCCTCGTTCTGGCGCACCGGCTACCGGCAGGTGCGCGCCGAACTGCGCGGGCGGTATCCCCGGCATCCCTGGCCGGAGGACCCGACCACGGCCGCACCCACCCGCCGCGTCGGACGCGGCTGA
- a CDS encoding DUF397 domain-containing protein has protein sequence MTALDLSRANWRTSTRSVGNGNCVEVAVVDGRVAVRDSKDRPGPVLTFPSAAWHAFVTGVDAVRTG, from the coding sequence ATGACCGCGCTCGACCTGTCCCGGGCTAACTGGCGCACCAGTACGCGCAGCGTGGGAAACGGCAACTGCGTCGAGGTCGCCGTCGTCGACGGTCGGGTGGCGGTACGGGACAGCAAGGACCGCCCCGGCCCCGTGCTGACCTTCCCGTCGGCGGCCTGGCACGCCTTCGTCACCGGCGTCGACGCGGTCCGCACCGGCTGA
- a CDS encoding helix-turn-helix transcriptional regulator, whose translation MTASPTVRRRRIARELRQLRERAGMTLDVAARQLDMSKSNLSRIENAQIGIKPRDVRAALALYQVTGNDAEALIEIARGAQQRGWWQHYSDVLPEWFEFYVGLEAEAATLRTYEAEAVPGLLQTEAYAREVYRLTAGEDDIDRKVAARLRRQDVLRSDEPAELSVVLNEAALLRPVSERAVMAAQLAHLETTAQLPNVTIQVLPFAAGGHPAMNSPYVILTFADAADAAVVYLENLSTGLALEEVAQVRSYSLVHERLRRLALDPAASLVRLKEASRYFT comes from the coding sequence GTGACCGCGAGCCCCACCGTTCGCCGCCGCCGCATCGCCCGGGAACTCCGCCAGTTGCGCGAACGCGCCGGCATGACCCTGGACGTCGCCGCCCGGCAACTGGACATGTCCAAGAGCAACCTGTCCCGCATCGAGAACGCCCAGATCGGCATCAAGCCGCGAGACGTCCGGGCCGCACTGGCGCTGTACCAGGTGACCGGGAACGACGCCGAGGCGCTCATCGAGATCGCCCGGGGCGCCCAGCAACGGGGCTGGTGGCAGCACTACAGCGACGTGCTGCCGGAGTGGTTCGAGTTCTACGTCGGACTGGAGGCCGAGGCGGCCACCCTGCGCACGTACGAGGCGGAGGCGGTGCCGGGGCTACTGCAGACCGAGGCGTACGCCCGGGAGGTCTATCGGCTCACCGCGGGCGAGGACGACATCGACCGCAAGGTGGCCGCCCGACTGCGCCGACAGGACGTACTGCGCAGCGACGAGCCGGCCGAGTTGTCGGTGGTGCTGAACGAGGCGGCACTGCTACGCCCCGTGAGCGAACGGGCCGTGATGGCGGCGCAACTCGCCCACCTGGAAACCACCGCACAGCTACCGAACGTCACCATCCAGGTACTTCCATTCGCGGCCGGCGGCCACCCGGCGATGAACTCGCCGTACGTGATCCTCACGTTTGCCGACGCGGCCGACGCAGCCGTGGTTTACCTGGAAAACCTCTCGACAGGCCTGGCACTGGAAGAGGTCGCGCAGGTGCGCTCGTATAGCCTTGTGCACGAGAGGCTGCGACGTCTGGCGCTTGATCCAGCGGCGTCTTTGGTGCGCCTGAAGGAAGCTTCTCGTTACTTTACGTGA
- a CDS encoding GPP34 family phosphoprotein: MLIADEFFLIAHNDTRGKAKLHPAATSLGLAAGLLGELVLYGHVTVAAGQVTVVDRRPPADALAHTVLDQLIGEQQHQAVRTWLSFLAQTAVTSVGERLARAGVLRRQETRRLLRTSVTYVPTDLNVAAWPATRLRAALERADPPHVPDALLLGLVAAAGLTREVLWSAGPRAHHRLNLIIPALPAPLKELVGQTEAAVGAAVLRGLP; this comes from the coding sequence GTGCTCATCGCCGACGAGTTCTTCCTGATCGCCCACAACGACACCCGGGGCAAGGCCAAGCTGCATCCGGCCGCCACCAGCCTCGGCCTGGCCGCCGGCCTGCTCGGCGAGTTGGTCCTCTATGGACACGTGACGGTCGCGGCCGGACAGGTCACCGTGGTCGACCGGCGTCCACCGGCCGACGCGCTGGCGCACACCGTGCTCGACCAGTTGATCGGCGAGCAACAGCACCAGGCGGTGCGGACCTGGCTCAGTTTCCTCGCCCAGACGGCGGTGACCTCGGTGGGGGAGCGGCTGGCGCGGGCCGGGGTGCTGCGCCGCCAGGAGACGCGTCGACTGCTGCGGACCAGCGTCACGTACGTGCCGACGGACCTCAACGTCGCGGCCTGGCCCGCCACCCGGCTGCGCGCCGCGCTGGAACGCGCGGACCCGCCCCACGTGCCCGACGCGCTGCTGCTCGGGCTGGTCGCGGCCGCCGGGCTGACCCGTGAGGTGTTGTGGAGCGCCGGTCCGCGCGCCCACCACCGGCTCAACCTGATCATTCCGGCCCTGCCGGCTCCGCTGAAGGAACTCGTCGGACAGACCGAGGCCGCCGTGGGTGCGGCCGTGCTGCGCGGTCTCCCCTGA
- a CDS encoding APC family permease — MSSTVTPPRSSNVSEALARGRLGVPSVIFFVLSAAAPLTVVAGVVTTGYGVVGVLGIPLAFLAVAAVLALFSAGYVAMARRTANAGAFYAYVARGLGRPAGVGAAWVALIAYNALQVGLYGTIGAAAAPVLDRLFGVTPQWWIVALLAWALVGLLGLLRVDINGMVLAALLCAEIAVIVLFDLGQLGNPAGGSVSFAAFSPDNFFVPGLGAVLVLAILGFVGFEAAVVFSEESKDPQRTVPMATYLSVAIIAVIYALSSWSMTVAVGPDRIVEEANAQSVELIFNLAGAHLGDTVLTIGQALFLTSVLAAMISFHNTTARYAFALGRERVLPAVFGRTSPTTGAPQAASLAQSALGLVVILLYAFNGWDPVLQLFFWLGTSGGFGVLLLIATTAVAIIVYFARNAEQETLWRRLVAPGIAAIALTVIIVLAVQNFANLLGVEPDSPLRWAFPAVYPVAALLGALWGMTLRSSRPDTYARIGLGAESAAAVAVPPSRVEAEVRR; from the coding sequence ATGTCCTCGACAGTGACACCCCCACGATCGAGCAACGTCTCCGAGGCACTGGCCCGTGGCCGCCTCGGAGTGCCCTCGGTGATCTTCTTCGTGCTCTCCGCCGCGGCGCCGCTGACCGTGGTGGCCGGTGTGGTCACCACCGGCTACGGCGTCGTCGGGGTGCTCGGCATCCCGCTGGCCTTCCTGGCGGTCGCCGCCGTGCTGGCGCTCTTCTCCGCCGGCTACGTGGCGATGGCCCGCCGGACGGCCAACGCCGGCGCCTTCTACGCGTACGTGGCCCGGGGGCTGGGCCGACCGGCCGGGGTGGGCGCGGCCTGGGTGGCGCTGATCGCGTACAACGCCCTCCAGGTCGGGCTCTACGGCACCATCGGCGCGGCGGCGGCACCGGTGCTGGACCGGCTGTTCGGCGTGACGCCACAGTGGTGGATCGTGGCGCTGCTGGCCTGGGCGCTGGTCGGCCTGCTCGGGCTGCTGCGGGTGGACATCAACGGCATGGTGCTGGCCGCGCTGCTCTGCGCCGAGATCGCCGTCATCGTGCTGTTCGACCTCGGCCAGTTGGGCAACCCGGCGGGCGGCAGCGTCAGCTTCGCGGCGTTCTCGCCGGACAACTTCTTCGTACCCGGCCTGGGCGCGGTGCTGGTGCTGGCCATCCTCGGCTTCGTCGGCTTCGAGGCGGCGGTGGTGTTCAGCGAGGAGAGCAAGGACCCACAGCGGACCGTACCGATGGCCACCTACCTGTCGGTGGCGATCATCGCGGTCATCTACGCCCTCTCGTCGTGGAGCATGACGGTGGCCGTCGGCCCGGACCGGATCGTCGAGGAGGCCAACGCCCAGAGCGTCGAGCTGATCTTCAACCTGGCCGGCGCGCACCTGGGGGACACCGTCCTCACCATTGGCCAGGCACTCTTCCTGACCTCGGTGCTGGCCGCGATGATCTCGTTCCACAACACCACCGCGCGGTACGCCTTCGCGCTGGGCCGTGAGCGGGTGCTGCCGGCGGTGTTCGGGCGTACCTCGCCGACGACCGGCGCGCCGCAGGCCGCCTCGCTGGCGCAGAGCGCGCTCGGACTGGTGGTGATCCTGCTGTACGCGTTCAACGGCTGGGACCCGGTCCTGCAACTGTTCTTCTGGCTGGGCACCAGCGGCGGCTTCGGTGTGCTGCTGCTGATCGCGACCACCGCCGTCGCCATCATCGTCTACTTCGCCCGCAACGCCGAGCAGGAGACGCTCTGGCGGCGGCTGGTCGCACCCGGGATCGCGGCGATCGCGCTGACCGTCATCATCGTGCTGGCGGTGCAGAACTTCGCGAACCTGCTCGGCGTCGAGCCCGACTCCCCGCTGCGCTGGGCCTTCCCGGCGGTGTACCCGGTGGCCGCGCTGCTCGGCGCGCTGTGGGGGATGACGTTGCGCAGCAGCCGACCCGACACGTACGCCCGGATCGGCCTGGGCGCGGAGAGCGCCGCCGCGGTGGCGGTCCCGCCGTCGCGGGTCGAGGCGGAGGTGCGGCGATGA
- a CDS encoding N-acetyltransferase translates to MSVTTVSRLGEADTRWVAERIAESFLVLDATRWLVPDEAKREAVLAGNFEIIVAHAMRHGLVFGTADRAGVAVWLPSVGEPLPPPEDYDARLVAACGEWTPRFVHLDELFATHHPHRDHHHLALLAVRPDRQGQGVGSTLLRHHHAWLDANGVPAYLEASSEIGRDLYARHGYRVSEPFRLPDETPFWPMWREPSVT, encoded by the coding sequence ATGAGCGTGACGACCGTCTCGCGCCTCGGGGAGGCCGACACCCGCTGGGTGGCCGAGCGCATCGCCGAGTCCTTCCTGGTCCTGGACGCCACCCGGTGGCTGGTCCCGGACGAGGCCAAGCGGGAGGCGGTGCTGGCCGGGAATTTCGAGATCATCGTGGCGCACGCCATGCGGCACGGGCTGGTGTTCGGCACGGCGGACCGCGCCGGTGTGGCGGTCTGGCTGCCGTCGGTCGGTGAGCCGCTGCCGCCGCCGGAGGACTACGACGCCCGGCTGGTCGCCGCCTGCGGGGAGTGGACGCCGCGCTTCGTGCACCTGGACGAGTTGTTCGCCACCCACCACCCGCATCGGGACCACCATCACCTGGCGCTGCTGGCCGTCCGGCCGGATCGCCAGGGACAGGGGGTGGGGTCGACGCTGCTGCGGCACCATCACGCGTGGCTGGACGCCAACGGGGTGCCGGCCTATCTGGAGGCGAGCAGCGAGATCGGCCGTGACCTCTATGCGCGGCACGGTTACCGGGTGTCGGAGCCGTTCCGGCTGCCCGACGAGACGCCGTTCTGGCCGATGTGGCGGGAGCCGTCCGTCACCTGA
- a CDS encoding SigB/SigF/SigG family RNA polymerase sigma factor → MTALTETATAPAPTAPKLDPRSLSDSATDLLNAMAALPAGHPSRAALRDRAIEAWLPLANHLAHRYSGRGEPTDDLAQTAAVGLIKAIDKFDPTRGVDFAGYAIPTIIGELKRHFRDRTWDIRVPRRLQELRLAISDANSSLLQTLGRSPTVADIASHLKLTEEEVLEGLEGARAYNAVSLSTPTGDGDRATELGDMLGGEDSEFELAELRVALGPALATLDEREQKILTLRFYGNLTQSQIAEQIGVSQMHVSRLLARALTKLRGQLDGTY, encoded by the coding sequence ATGACCGCGCTCACCGAAACGGCGACTGCCCCGGCGCCCACGGCACCGAAGCTCGACCCGCGTTCGCTCTCCGACAGCGCCACCGACCTACTCAACGCGATGGCCGCGCTGCCGGCCGGGCACCCGTCCCGGGCCGCGCTGCGCGACCGGGCGATCGAGGCCTGGCTGCCGCTGGCGAACCACCTCGCGCACCGCTACAGCGGACGCGGGGAGCCCACCGACGACCTGGCCCAGACCGCCGCCGTCGGCCTCATCAAGGCCATCGACAAGTTCGACCCGACCCGGGGCGTCGACTTCGCCGGCTACGCGATCCCCACGATCATCGGCGAGCTCAAGCGGCACTTCCGCGACCGCACCTGGGACATCCGCGTCCCCCGGCGGCTCCAGGAACTGCGGCTGGCCATCTCCGACGCCAACAGCTCGCTGTTGCAGACCCTGGGTCGCTCGCCGACGGTGGCCGACATCGCCAGCCACCTCAAGCTCACCGAGGAAGAGGTCCTGGAGGGCCTGGAGGGTGCCCGCGCCTACAACGCGGTGTCGCTGTCCACCCCGACCGGTGACGGCGACCGGGCGACCGAGCTGGGCGACATGCTCGGCGGCGAGGACAGCGAGTTCGAGCTGGCCGAGCTGCGGGTGGCCCTCGGGCCGGCGCTGGCCACTCTGGACGAGCGCGAGCAGAAGATCCTCACGCTGCGCTTCTACGGCAACCTCACCCAGTCGCAGATCGCCGAGCAGATCGGCGTCTCGCAGATGCACGTGTCCCGGCTGCTGGCCCGGGCGCTGACGAAGCTGCGGGGGCAGCTCGACGGCACGTACTAA
- a CDS encoding GNAT family N-acetyltransferase gives MELTASGLLLRPWNTTDAPAVLAAWHDPAIALWNPQGDAFDLDAARQWVRWRADWSQGTHVSLAVADPTRPEIMLGSVSLHRIHGGDASIGYWTVAAARRRGLASAAVSRLTEWAFRDLGLHRIELCHAVANPASCRVAERAGYPFEGTLRQSHRYGDGRRHDEHLHARLATD, from the coding sequence GTGGAACTGACCGCCTCCGGCCTGCTGCTGCGCCCCTGGAACACCACGGACGCGCCCGCCGTGCTGGCCGCGTGGCACGACCCGGCGATCGCCCTGTGGAACCCGCAGGGCGACGCGTTCGACCTCGACGCCGCCCGCCAGTGGGTGCGATGGCGGGCGGACTGGTCGCAGGGCACCCACGTCTCGTTGGCGGTGGCCGACCCGACCCGGCCGGAGATCATGCTGGGTTCGGTGTCGCTGCACCGCATCCACGGCGGTGACGCCTCGATCGGCTACTGGACCGTCGCCGCCGCCCGCCGGCGGGGCCTCGCCTCGGCGGCGGTCAGCCGGCTCACCGAGTGGGCCTTCCGCGATCTGGGCCTGCACCGCATCGAGCTGTGTCACGCGGTGGCCAACCCGGCCTCCTGCCGGGTCGCCGAACGCGCCGGGTATCCGTTCGAGGGCACGCTGCGCCAGTCACACCGCTACGGCGACGGCCGCCGCCACGACGAGCACCTGCACGCCCGCCTCGCCACCGACTGA
- a CDS encoding MarR family winged helix-turn-helix transcriptional regulator, with protein MTESLSEVRLVAWRAYIEASQRLFTRLEDDLRAASELSFADYHVLVLLAEAPGQRLRMGELAGRLVFSPSRLTYQVSSMQRRGLVTRQPCPDDGRGSEAVLTAAGLLALREAAPHHLRSVRTHLMDDLDDAEIACLTTVFTRLGQRLQGTAGAAPRES; from the coding sequence ATGACCGAGAGCCTGAGCGAGGTGCGACTCGTCGCCTGGCGGGCGTACATCGAGGCCAGTCAGCGGTTGTTCACCCGGCTGGAGGACGACCTGCGGGCCGCCAGCGAGCTGAGCTTCGCCGACTACCACGTGCTGGTGCTGCTCGCCGAGGCCCCGGGGCAGCGGCTGCGGATGGGCGAGCTCGCCGGTCGACTGGTCTTCTCGCCCAGCCGACTGACCTACCAGGTCTCGTCCATGCAGCGACGCGGCCTGGTCACCCGGCAACCCTGTCCGGACGACGGGCGCGGCAGCGAGGCGGTGCTCACCGCCGCCGGGCTGTTGGCGCTGCGCGAGGCCGCCCCGCACCACCTGCGCTCGGTCCGTACCCACCTGATGGACGACCTCGACGACGCCGAGATCGCCTGCCTGACCACGGTCTTCACCCGACTCGGCCAGCGGCTGCAGGGCACCGCCGGCGCCGCCCCCCGCGAGAGCTGA
- a CDS encoding pirin family protein has protein sequence MPAITVDNVLVLPRLPKLDESTTVIRPVRRLTTAPSGFEGEGFPVRRAFAGVPTTELDPFLHLDQMGEVEYAPGEPKGTSWHPHRGFETVTYIIDGIFDHQDSHGGGGTITNGDTQWMTAGSGLLHIEAPPEHLVVSGGLFHGTQLWVNLPKVAKMSPPKYQDIRGNQAALVTTPDGGALVRVIAGEIAGHQGPGSTYTPITVAHVTVEPGAQVDLPWRPDFNALVYVLGGRGTVGANGRGVRTGQLAVHGPGDALRFKANARQDSRTPTLDLYIMGGQPIREPVAQYGPFVMNSRDELIQAFEDYQAGRLGVVPAERVPHTGGQGDRP, from the coding sequence ATGCCCGCCATCACCGTCGACAACGTCCTCGTCCTGCCCCGCCTGCCGAAGCTCGACGAGTCCACCACCGTCATCCGACCGGTCCGCCGGCTGACCACCGCGCCCAGCGGCTTCGAGGGCGAGGGCTTCCCGGTGCGGCGGGCCTTCGCCGGGGTACCCACCACCGAGCTGGACCCGTTCCTTCACCTCGACCAGATGGGCGAGGTGGAGTACGCGCCGGGCGAGCCGAAGGGGACCAGTTGGCACCCGCACCGCGGCTTCGAGACCGTCACGTACATCATCGACGGGATCTTCGACCACCAGGACAGCCACGGTGGCGGCGGCACCATCACCAACGGCGACACCCAGTGGATGACGGCGGGCAGTGGCCTGCTGCACATCGAGGCGCCGCCGGAGCACCTGGTGGTCAGCGGTGGGCTGTTCCACGGCACGCAGCTCTGGGTCAACCTGCCCAAGGTGGCCAAGATGAGCCCACCGAAATACCAGGACATCCGGGGCAACCAGGCGGCACTGGTCACCACGCCGGACGGCGGCGCGCTGGTCCGGGTGATCGCCGGTGAGATCGCCGGGCACCAGGGGCCCGGGTCGACGTACACGCCGATCACCGTCGCCCACGTGACGGTGGAGCCCGGCGCGCAGGTCGACCTGCCCTGGCGGCCGGACTTCAACGCCCTGGTGTACGTCCTGGGCGGCCGGGGCACGGTCGGCGCGAACGGACGTGGCGTCCGCACCGGGCAACTCGCGGTGCACGGGCCGGGCGACGCGTTGCGGTTCAAGGCCAACGCCCGGCAGGACAGCCGCACCCCGACGCTGGACCTCTACATCATGGGCGGGCAGCCGATCCGGGAGCCGGTGGCCCAGTACGGCCCGTTCGTGATGAACAGCCGGGACGAGCTGATCCAGGCGTTCGAGGACTACCAGGCCGGTCGGCTCGGGGTCGTCCCGGCGGAGCGGGTGCCGCACACCGGCGGCCAGGGCGACCGGCCCTGA
- a CDS encoding general stress protein: MTTRSNPSAWQPGVTGGGTLPSGPGGRTAAPAGDGHGPQAGPPTVTLGAYPDYPSAQRVVDYLADNRFPVERTAIVGTDLTLVETVLGRLTTARAALIGAGTGAWLGLFIGLLFGIFTVGNWLAVLLVGLVIGAVWGAVFGGVAHAMTGGKRDFTSASSLRANQYAVTVEADMAEPARQLVGRLHLGGRAAQPAT; the protein is encoded by the coding sequence ATGACCACACGATCGAACCCCTCGGCGTGGCAACCCGGCGTGACCGGCGGCGGCACCCTCCCTTCCGGTCCCGGAGGCCGCACCGCGGCACCCGCTGGCGACGGGCACGGCCCGCAGGCCGGCCCGCCGACCGTGACGCTCGGCGCGTATCCGGACTATCCGTCCGCACAGCGCGTCGTGGACTATCTGGCCGACAACCGCTTCCCGGTCGAACGGACCGCCATCGTCGGCACCGACCTCACCCTGGTGGAGACGGTGCTCGGCCGGCTGACCACGGCCCGGGCTGCGCTCATCGGCGCCGGCACCGGCGCCTGGCTCGGGCTCTTCATCGGCCTGCTGTTCGGCATCTTCACGGTCGGCAACTGGCTGGCCGTGCTCCTCGTCGGCCTGGTCATCGGTGCCGTCTGGGGTGCCGTGTTCGGTGGGGTCGCGCATGCCATGACCGGCGGCAAGCGAGACTTCACCTCGGCCAGCTCGCTGCGGGCCAACCAGTACGCGGTCACCGTCGAGGCGGACATGGCCGAACCGGCCCGACAGCTCGTGGGCCGGCTGCACCTGGGCGGTCGCGCGGCACAGCCGGCGACCTGA